A segment of the Aureliella helgolandensis genome:
GGCTAAGCTGTGCTACACTGACAACTCCGTTTTGATAGCGCAAGAAGAGTTTTCCGTCAGCCACAACGACAGACGTGGAGTCCTTTCCTTCCCGACTACGTTTTTCCCAGACAACTTCACCAGTCATTAGATCTGCACATTTAAAAATGCTCTGATCTTCAACGCCAAAATAGAGATGGTTGCCTACCAAGACAACGCCGCCGTGCTTGTTGCCCAGCTTCGTTTGTGGCCCGTAGATTTCCTTAATCGAAATACTGCCATCGGTACCAGGAATCTGCTGCAAAAGCGCTCCGCCTAGCTTATAGCCGGCCACGGAGTAGACATAATCGCCTTTGATAATTGGAGTTGGAATAAAAGCGGTGGGCGGTGCCATATCGTAAGCCCACTTCAATTCGCCGGTATCGGCCGCGATCCCAATTGGTCCGCCGCCCGTGTTTTGAACATAGATTTTGCGGCCGGCAACATGACTGATGACGATCGAGGAGTGTCCCGCCCCTACGTCGCCAGGATGCTGGCAGCTCCAAACCAGCTCTCCGGTTTGCTTATCAAGCGCTACGACGGTCGATTTCTCCCCACCGGGAGTGCACAGCACTAGGTTGCCATCGACCAACGGAGACTCACTATATCCCCATTGATCTTTTTTCTTTCCACCAAAATCTTCCTTTAGATCTTTCTGCCAGGCAATCGAACCATCGCTGGTCTTCGCACAGATCAGTTGGCCATGGGGTGTAATGACGTACAACAATTCCCCATCGATGGAAGGTGTGGCCCGAGAGCCTTGCCAAGAGGCCTTGCCTTCGTTCCAAGCAGGACCGGTCTTGGACTTCCAAATCGCTTGCCCGTTATCCGCATTGAAGCAAGTCAGGTATTCGTCTTTATCTCCGTCGGCGGTCGAGGGCCCATCCCCCAAGGTGTAAATGCGACCGGCCGAAACAGCAGGGCTAGCATATCCGCGGCCTGCACCTTGAGCGGTCCAGAGCAAACGCGGGCCATCCTGTGCCCAGTGGTCGAGCAGCCCACTTTCCGCGGAAATAGCGGTTCGGTTCGCGCCTCGAAAAGTCGGCCAATCGTCAGCGGAAACAGTGGCTGCAAAACCGGCTAAGACGGTTAAGGCCAAGCTGAATCGCAGTGATTTAACGGAAACTCGCATGTCGTATACCTGTGAAGTTGCGGGGTTGATTTGAGCGAAACTCTACAACTACGAAGATAACCCACGCGATGGTCGGTTGGAACACCGCCTTCTGCCCGCCTAACCGAATCGTAATATTTTACGACGAGTGCCTGAACCGCCCCCAAGCTTGACGGCTTGTGAATTGCGAGCGATTCTAGCTTTGGACGCGGAGATAGCCTTCCTATATTGCACTGGAGCAGCAGGCACTCTTTATTTAACTGGATGCTTTACTCTGGCTGCGACAAGGCATTTCACCAAGCCGTTCGGCGTCGGGTTCCATGTCCAACGGACTTGGATCTTTGGGTGGCTTGGTAAAGCCCGATTAGGCGGCGCTGTGGGCACTTGCCGTGGATTGCTATGAAGATGCAGACGAGCGATCCCACAGCGGGCTAATAGTGCGGGGGACGTTCTTCCAGCGGATCGATTTGTCGCTCTTTCTGATCGCCGCGCAATTCTTTCAACTGCCGTTGCAATTGGAGCATCGACCGCTCCAACCGCATCAGCTGACGCGTTTGCTCCACCACGACTTCGTCCAGTTGCGCTGCCAAATGCTGTTGGTGGGTAAGCCCAATCTCCAGCTCGACGATACGACCTTGCATCGCTTTTAGGGAATCATCGGGAAGTGCAGGCATGGGACGATTTTCTTCTCAGGAAGGGACGCTCAGAGCATCGCAAGTAGAGTAGCGGACTACCATTTCAATCCAAATTGCTCGCCACCGGAGGGGCGCGCCGTTCCGCCCTTCAACGGGCCTTCGTGCTTGGGCAATACCGGTTTCGCTGGAGGCTCTTCGACGGCCTCAGCCGCTGCGCTGTTCTCCGCGGGAGCCGGAGCCGCTTGCGCCGCTTTGAGTGACAGGGAGATTCGCTGCTGGTCGGAATCCACCGACAGCACCTTCACCTCTAGCTCCTGCCCTTCTTCCACGACAGACCCGACCGAATGCACGCGGTGATGCGCTAGCTCGCTCACGTGAATCAACCCTTCCACGCCAGTTGCAATCCGGACGAAAGCACCGAACTCCGCAATACGAGTGACTGTACCATGGATCAATGCACCGACCGGGAATTCCGCATCGACCTTCGACCATGGGTCCTCTTGTAGCGAGCGATAGGAAAGTCCAATTTTTCCAGATTGCGGATCGATCTTGTCGACTCGCACTTGGATCGTATCCCCTTCCGTCAAAATCTCGCTGGGGTGCTTGATCCTTTCCCAGGAAAGCTGGCTGATGTGCAGCAAGCCGTCGAGTCCACCGATATCGACGAACGCACCGAAGTCCAAGATTTTCCGGACGATCCCCTCGACGGCTGCACCAACTTCCAGGTTCGCCAATCGCTCTTCGCGCTTCTCTTTTTTCTCGCGTTCCAGCACCGCACGGTGAGACAATACGAGGTTCCCGCGCCGTGGATTCGCTTCATTCACGATGCACAGCAGCTTTTGTCCAACCAACTCTTCCAAGTTCTCGATACGAAACTCGGAGGCTTGACTCGCCGGAATGAAGCCATCGATGGATCCCACCTTGCACTCCAAGCCACCCGTGTTGGAACCGGTCACAACTGCTTCAACCACGTCCCCTTCATTCAAGTCAGACCAGTCAGCCACGTCGACGGCATTGCCAGGCACCGTAACCTCATACAATCCTTCCTGTGGCAGAAACCCTCGCACAATCACATCTAATTGAGTTCCCTCCTCAGGCAGCTCTTCGAATTGCAACGCCGGGATGACCGCTTCGTTGGCCCCCCCGAGCGACAGGAAGACGAACTCCCCTTGAGCCTTCATCACCTTGGCTTGCAAACGCTGCCCGTCCTCGAGCATTTTCCCCACTTGCAGCATGGAGTCGCCGATGAGCATCGAATCTAGATCGGAAGCCGCCAAGGCTGCCTCCAGCTCGTCTTCCATGTCTTGAGACAGCGGCCGGCGTCGCGATGGCACTTCAACTTTCGGAACAACCACCGGTGGTGTCTCGATGACTTGTCCTCGCTTGCTCAACCCATGCTTGCGGTCTCTGGGCTTCTTGTCAGACCGGTTTCCCGCACCGGGCTTACCAGCCCCGCCAGTATTTCCCGTTGGAGTTGCGGTTGCCGCGGTCTCTCCACTGCCACTGGGCGTCGGGGCACTACTTGGATCCGAAGTGGCACTCTCGGCATTGCCAGCAGGGACAGCCGTTTTTGCCGGTTGGCTTGCCGGTTGCGCACGCTGCTGCTGCTGCCGCATTTCACGAATCTTAGCCAAGCTGATTGGCCCCCCGGCAGCGTTTTCCGCAGCGGGAGAAGACTCCTCCTTCGGTGCTTGGCTGGACGCTTCCGGCGTGCTGGTGGGCACGGCTGACTGCTCAGTTGGGAGGGCTCCCTCTGCAGCAGACGTGTCTACGTTCGTTTCGGCGGCAGTTTCAGGAGTAGCTGGCTGGGAATCTGATGCGTCAGACATGGTTGGAGAACCTAAAATTAATCAATAAGTATTTGGGTGGGCCGAACTGTTGCAGCTGGCCGCCTGCAAGGTAGCGATCGGCTTGCAAATCGCAAGCCGCTCTATTCTAGACGCGTCTGCCTCAGCTTCCAACGGCCACTTGGCATCCATAGCTCACAAGCGAGCGGTTTAATTGCCCGTCCTAGTAGCCGCCTGAGTCACAACTTGTCGATTTAATCCCGATTTCAGTTTTACGGAGTAGGCAATTTCACGAATTGGCCTGTAGCGGTAATCACCTTTCCTTGCTCACGTAATGGGACGATTTCGTCAAGCCGCTCAGTTTCGGGCCAGTGAACGCGGTAACGCGGCCATGGACGGCCGACAAGGCTTAAGGGGCCGCTACTCTCATGCCACTACGTTCAAGCCTCAAGTCGTCAACTTGGCAGTCTGGTCAGATACGATAACTACCATGCCCGCTACACAATAGTTGGCTGAGGCAGAACACTGCCCCGTTTCTCTAGACTGGCCTCTGCACGCGTCCCTCCATACTGATTAAACAGTTTGATTGGCCTGCCCCGAGTCCATGAAGTTGCCCATGAAGTAGTTCGTGGACGGTTGAGAAGCAATCGCGGTGACACGCGACTCCTCCTGGTTCAGGCGTCCCAATCGACCATCCTTCGCTGGGAATACTGAAACTTGCGATGAAATCGATCGAGTTGAGGCTGCAAGTCTGCTGAAAGCCTCCGATTTCAGGTATGTTCAACTCCCTCTGAAGGTTCACCGCGATTAAGGTACCACACCGTCTCGCAGAGTGGACCTACAGGTCCCCAATGCCCCCCAATGCCCGCCGGAGAACTAAAGATGTCGAGCCTAATGGATCTAGTTTCGAAACAAATTGGTCGCGAACAGGTCGATCAGATTGCCAGCCAACTAGGATCTTCGCGCGAACAAGTCGAAAGCGCTATTGGGATGGCCCTGCCAACCTTGCTAGGTGCGGTGGCACGCAAAGCAGACGATGCGGGGCAGTCAGCGGAGCTCCATAGCTCGCTTCAACATCACGACGATGGCATTCTGGACCAAACGGGACAGCTGTTCGGTGGCCAGCCAGCGCCCGCCCTACAATCCTTTGGCGGTGTGGGAGACCTGTTGGGCAGTATGCTGGGAGGCAGACAAGGTCGCGTCGAACAAGGTATCGGCAAAGCTTCGGGAATGAGTGGCACACAAGTTGCATCGCTACTCGCCATGCTGGCCCCCTTGGTAATGGGGGCGATTAGCCGTCAAGCTAAGACCGACAAGCTCGATTCCGACGGATTGTCAGGGATGCTGCGCGGCGAAAAGAAGGAAATTGAGAATCAGGCCACCGGTGGATTGCTTGCCGGGCTATTGGATCAAGATGGTGACGGCGATTTTGATTTCCAAGATGTTATGAAATTGGGCATGAAGCGGTTATTTGGGAAGTAGACTTCCCCGCAACGCCCGCCACTGACTACCGGCTTTTCCATGCTCGCGCAAGCTAAAATCCCTTTCCCCGATCCAGACGACTATCCCGAGCGAGACGTCGTGATTTGGGATGGTAAGTGCAATTTCTGCAGAAGCCAGGTCGAACGCTTGCGGTGGTTCGATCGCGGGGAGCGACTCGCCTATTTGAGCCTGCACGACCCACGAGTTGCCGAGCGCTATCCCGACATGGAGCACCAGCAGCTGATGGACCAGATGTGGGTCGTCAATTCGGGTGGCTTGCGACTTGGCGGAGCTGACGCCGGCAGATATCTGAGTCGAGTGCTTCCCAGCCTGTGGTGGCTCGCCCCGTTGTTGCACTTCCCCGGCAGCATGCCGCTATGGCGGTGGCTGTATTCCAAAATTGCCAACCGTCGGTACAAAATTTCGGGGATGCAGTGCGACGACGATGGGGGCACCTGCCATTTGCATGGGATCAAGAAGTAGAATGCTCGGCTAGCACTTCCCCCAACGGGACCAGTGCAAGGGACGGCTAGGCAAAATATTCGACGGCATTTTCGAACATTTTCAGCCCCTCGCCCTTCTCAGGCTGGACCTTGCGTCGCGTCCAGAAGGGGTGGTGCGAGGCAACGATATGGCGCTCGGGGTGCGGCATCAGCCCAAAGATCCTACCGCTCGGATCGCTGATACCGGCAACGTTCATCTCCGCACCATTGGGATTCTCGGGAAACGGCAGAGGCTCGGTTCCGGTTTGTCCGTCGGCGGTGCAGTAGCGGAGCCCCAACTGCTGCTGTTCCAGCAATCTGTTGGCCGCCTCTCGATCACGCAACACGAATCGGCCTTCGGCGTGCGCCATTGGTAGAAAGAGCGTATCGATACCTCGTAGGAATACGCTATTCGAATCGACGTTTTTGAGGTTCACCCAACGGTCTTCAAATCTGGCTTGGTTATTGAGTGCCAGTGTGGCTGGAGCAGCCAATTCAGCCCCGGGGAAAAAAATCCCCAGTCGCATCATGACTTGAAATCCGTTGCAAATCCCAAGCACCAAGCGTTCTTGATCACGGAATTCCGCAATCAAATCCTGAAGATGAACTTGCAACCGCTGCGCCAAGA
Coding sequences within it:
- a CDS encoding PQQ-binding-like beta-propeller repeat protein, producing MRVSVKSLRFSLALTVLAGFAATVSADDWPTFRGANRTAISAESGLLDHWAQDGPRLLWTAQGAGRGYASPAVSAGRIYTLGDGPSTADGDKDEYLTCFNADNGQAIWKSKTGPAWNEGKASWQGSRATPSIDGELLYVITPHGQLICAKTSDGSIAWQKDLKEDFGGKKKDQWGYSESPLVDGNLVLCTPGGEKSTVVALDKQTGELVWSCQHPGDVGAGHSSIVISHVAGRKIYVQNTGGGPIGIAADTGELKWAYDMAPPTAFIPTPIIKGDYVYSVAGYKLGGALLQQIPGTDGSISIKEIYGPQTKLGNKHGGVVLVGNHLYFGVEDQSIFKCADLMTGEVVWEKRSREGKDSTSVVVADGKLFLRYQNGVVSVAQLSPEDYEVSSWFKTPGSGDSDKPSWAHPVISNGRLILREDDAILCYEIRK
- a CDS encoding SlyX family protein; amino-acid sequence: MPALPDDSLKAMQGRIVELEIGLTHQQHLAAQLDEVVVEQTRQLMRLERSMLQLQRQLKELRGDQKERQIDPLEERPPHY
- a CDS encoding S1 RNA-binding domain-containing protein; amino-acid sequence: MSDASDSQPATPETAAETNVDTSAAEGALPTEQSAVPTSTPEASSQAPKEESSPAAENAAGGPISLAKIREMRQQQQRAQPASQPAKTAVPAGNAESATSDPSSAPTPSGSGETAATATPTGNTGGAGKPGAGNRSDKKPRDRKHGLSKRGQVIETPPVVVPKVEVPSRRRPLSQDMEDELEAALAASDLDSMLIGDSMLQVGKMLEDGQRLQAKVMKAQGEFVFLSLGGANEAVIPALQFEELPEEGTQLDVIVRGFLPQEGLYEVTVPGNAVDVADWSDLNEGDVVEAVVTGSNTGGLECKVGSIDGFIPASQASEFRIENLEELVGQKLLCIVNEANPRRGNLVLSHRAVLEREKKEKREERLANLEVGAAVEGIVRKILDFGAFVDIGGLDGLLHISQLSWERIKHPSEILTEGDTIQVRVDKIDPQSGKIGLSYRSLQEDPWSKVDAEFPVGALIHGTVTRIAEFGAFVRIATGVEGLIHVSELAHHRVHSVGSVVEEGQELEVKVLSVDSDQQRISLSLKAAQAAPAPAENSAAAEAVEEPPAKPVLPKHEGPLKGGTARPSGGEQFGLKW
- a CDS encoding DUF937 domain-containing protein translates to MSSLMDLVSKQIGREQVDQIASQLGSSREQVESAIGMALPTLLGAVARKADDAGQSAELHSSLQHHDDGILDQTGQLFGGQPAPALQSFGGVGDLLGSMLGGRQGRVEQGIGKASGMSGTQVASLLAMLAPLVMGAISRQAKTDKLDSDGLSGMLRGEKKEIENQATGGLLAGLLDQDGDGDFDFQDVMKLGMKRLFGK
- a CDS encoding thiol-disulfide oxidoreductase DCC family protein, yielding MLAQAKIPFPDPDDYPERDVVIWDGKCNFCRSQVERLRWFDRGERLAYLSLHDPRVAERYPDMEHQQLMDQMWVVNSGGLRLGGADAGRYLSRVLPSLWWLAPLLHFPGSMPLWRWLYSKIANRRYKISGMQCDDDGGTCHLHGIKK
- a CDS encoding phosphoribosylformylglycinamidine synthase subunit PurQ, whose translation is MATPRVLILRAPGTNCDVETAHAFEVAGAKTVSVHVNRLIAEPSLGQDCQILCFPGGFSYGDDVAAGRILAQRLQVHLQDLIAEFRDQERLVLGICNGFQVMMRLGIFFPGAELAAPATLALNNQARFEDRWVNLKNVDSNSVFLRGIDTLFLPMAHAEGRFVLRDREAANRLLEQQQLGLRYCTADGQTGTEPLPFPENPNGAEMNVAGISDPSGRIFGLMPHPERHIVASHHPFWTRRKVQPEKGEGLKMFENAVEYFA